From Bacteroidales bacterium, the proteins below share one genomic window:
- a CDS encoding sigma 54-interacting transcriptional regulator produces MGRRKKNVVAEETKEKFSREELEIMVFKKRILTGKEVQERFDKSAFLVKVAEKSISRLTDYFNKFNHLVFIADAEGCLVHKWGNEKLNASLEENFIIAGTYPNEDSILAKAVGGAIIAGKSFRVDGKSLVQPFDEEWTAIGVPICDAEGITLGAIVFLAAKSYVSDHTLLLTQLVTDVINQYLVFVKKEHNYRLVIDYHNSVYNQHPYANVTIDNNGIITNISRQAAIFFGVLENELIGTGLSNIFPGWEDIWLRIKQGVKVENINIDLCNVPGTTEYLLSVAPIFLSDATLNGAILAFRDLKKVNNVVNRYTGSWASYNFKDIIGISVPIKKTIELAKKIANETSPVLITGEVGIGKEVFAQAIHNASIRSENGFVKISLQSIPRNEQECELFGFEEGVFPGVKRVAQPGKFELAHGGTLYLDEINCLPLELQDKLLSAIRKGIITRVGGTKQIKIDVRVIASTSKDLRNLIQEEKFKLDLFYILTENPLAIPPLRERRHDVPLFIKYYLQVKARELGKSEPELPKKIIRILARYEWPQNIRELAKFIEYVVSVDGKIGHDVKNEREFKKKYLFSQQREAVDGIRTIEELEKEAIIEALRIMKGNMSKATRKLGISRNTLYLKCKRYGIDI; encoded by the coding sequence ATGGGACGTAGAAAAAAAAATGTTGTGGCTGAAGAAACGAAGGAAAAATTTAGCCGCGAAGAGTTAGAGATAATGGTTTTTAAGAAAAGAATCTTAACAGGGAAAGAGGTTCAGGAAAGATTTGACAAATCTGCTTTTTTAGTAAAAGTTGCCGAAAAAAGCATTAGTCGGTTAACCGATTATTTTAATAAATTCAATCACCTTGTTTTTATTGCTGACGCCGAAGGCTGTTTAGTTCATAAATGGGGGAATGAAAAACTTAATGCTTCTTTAGAGGAAAATTTTATAATTGCAGGAACTTACCCCAATGAGGATTCTATACTTGCGAAAGCAGTTGGAGGAGCTATTATCGCTGGGAAATCATTTAGGGTTGATGGTAAATCGTTAGTTCAACCATTTGACGAGGAATGGACTGCTATTGGTGTCCCTATTTGTGATGCTGAAGGAATCACTTTGGGAGCTATTGTGTTTTTAGCAGCTAAGTCCTATGTTTCTGATCATACATTGCTCCTTACACAATTAGTTACCGATGTTATTAACCAATATCTTGTTTTTGTTAAGAAGGAGCATAATTATAGGTTAGTAATCGATTACCATAATTCGGTTTATAACCAACACCCATATGCAAATGTAACGATAGATAATAATGGGATAATAACAAATATTAGCCGACAAGCTGCGATATTTTTTGGTGTTCTAGAGAATGAACTTATCGGTACAGGTCTATCCAATATATTTCCAGGTTGGGAAGATATTTGGTTACGTATTAAGCAAGGCGTAAAAGTTGAGAATATTAATATCGATTTGTGTAATGTCCCAGGAACCACAGAATATCTTCTTAGCGTTGCTCCAATTTTCCTTTCCGATGCTACGCTTAATGGAGCTATTTTGGCTTTTCGTGATTTGAAGAAGGTTAATAATGTTGTTAATAGGTATACTGGAAGCTGGGCATCATATAATTTTAAAGATATAATTGGTATTTCGGTTCCAATCAAAAAAACCATAGAGTTGGCTAAGAAAATAGCTAATGAAACATCTCCAGTTCTTATAACAGGAGAAGTTGGAATTGGAAAAGAGGTCTTTGCTCAAGCAATACATAATGCAAGTATCAGAAGCGAGAATGGTTTTGTAAAAATATCATTGCAATCTATACCAAGAAATGAGCAAGAATGTGAACTATTCGGCTTCGAAGAAGGTGTATTTCCTGGAGTAAAGCGAGTAGCACAACCGGGTAAGTTTGAATTAGCACATGGTGGTACATTGTATCTTGATGAAATAAATTGTTTACCCCTTGAATTGCAGGACAAATTACTGTCGGCAATTAGGAAAGGAATTATTACAAGAGTTGGTGGAACCAAGCAGATTAAGATTGACGTTCGAGTTATAGCATCAACAAGCAAGGATCTCAGAAACCTAATTCAAGAAGAAAAATTTAAGCTTGATTTATTCTACATACTTACTGAGAATCCTTTAGCTATACCTCCATTAAGAGAGCGTAGACATGATGTGCCTCTATTTATTAAGTACTACTTGCAGGTTAAAGCTCGGGAATTAGGAAAGAGTGAGCCCGAATTGCCTAAGAAAATCATAAGAATTTTGGCTCGTTATGAATGGCCTCAAAATATTAGAGAACTGGCTAAATTTATTGAATACGTTGTTAGCGTTGATGGAAAGATTGGCCATGATGTTAAGAATGAGCGTGAATTCAAGAAAAAATACCTCTTTAGCCAGCAACGAGAAGCAGTTGATGGAATCAGAACCATAGAGGAACTTGAAAAAGAAGCTATTATTGAAGCACTAAGAATTATGAAGGGAAATATGAGTAAAGCAACTAGAAAACTAGGAATTAGTCGTAATACCCTTTATTTGAAATGTAAGCGTTACGGAATAGATATTTAA